From one Oscillatoria sp. FACHB-1407 genomic stretch:
- a CDS encoding C2 family cysteine protease, which translates to MQSKFRVLERSNTLRANSLQSHRSSQSALPLDLSSDLGTSQRHARGFRASAANQFSSSKSNPRDRSERGFLETSTIVANNVSHTLPISDLVVSDLVFNDLVFLPLADNSMSEANNLGTLGSSVRSNGFVGGTDSQDYFRFSNTTAGRFNLSLTGMSADADVQLLNSSGAIVASSSRGSTGDESINLASLSIGDYYVRVYQFNGDTNYTLRMSNTFPSNLLPAETSLGTLNGTRVFSNSVGSSDTADVYQFNLAGTANRFNITLSGLSSDADVRLIWDGNSNGRIDTDEVLGRSTAGSQASEWIGTPLNAGNYFVQVYQFSGEANYNLSVSTGDWYNEHLSDAGVIGQARALYWTDGSLSRNDMISMFREVQDQSSIDSTELQDLRKVVNPSTGFSMPDYVRNLSNKVVNGDPANPRSGIGNLSAGSSSNQMERLIGKWFLGSDRPTAISYNRTITHGYRYLQGSLFQNGISFEDVDQNDIGDCYFMAALGAAAFRSPSTIQNMFIDNGDGTFTVRFYRDGVADYLTVDRFVPTDSSGNAVFAGWGGGVNTEANNELWVALAEKAYAQLNESGWIGQDNTNSYNGLTLSTTAVSTNSGGINGGWAGNGLRHITGRNTENRDVSWRDWWSLFITTSNDLDRIISTFNAGRMVTLSTKDSGVESGVVANHVYTMVGYNASTQRFRLYNPWGNTVELTRNQIVNNFEDWDYTTT; encoded by the coding sequence ATGCAATCTAAATTTCGAGTTCTAGAGCGTTCTAATACCTTACGTGCTAATTCTCTTCAATCCCATCGTTCTTCTCAATCAGCCTTACCTCTCGATCTGTCCTCTGATCTCGGCACCTCACAACGCCATGCAAGAGGGTTTCGAGCCAGTGCGGCAAACCAGTTTTCATCTAGCAAGTCAAATCCTCGCGATCGCTCTGAAAGAGGCTTTTTAGAGACTTCAACGATAGTTGCTAACAACGTTAGCCATACATTACCAATATCTGATTTGGTTGTTTCAGATTTAGTTTTTAATGACCTGGTGTTTTTACCGTTAGCGGATAACTCGATGAGTGAAGCTAACAATTTAGGAACCCTTGGTAGTTCAGTCCGCTCTAATGGGTTTGTTGGTGGCACTGACTCACAAGACTATTTTCGGTTTAGTAATACAACCGCAGGACGGTTTAATTTATCACTCACAGGTATGTCTGCGGATGCAGATGTGCAACTCTTAAATAGCAGTGGGGCGATCGTTGCGTCTTCATCGAGGGGTAGTACAGGAGATGAATCGATTAACCTTGCCTCGCTAAGTATTGGCGATTACTACGTTCGGGTTTATCAATTCAATGGCGACACCAACTACACGTTGAGGATGTCGAACACATTCCCCAGTAACCTATTGCCTGCTGAGACGAGTCTGGGCACGCTCAACGGTACGCGCGTTTTCAGTAATTCTGTAGGCAGTAGTGATACAGCTGATGTGTATCAGTTTAATCTGGCAGGGACAGCCAATCGCTTTAACATCACACTGAGTGGCTTATCCAGTGATGCCGATGTCCGCCTAATTTGGGATGGCAACAGTAACGGCAGAATTGACACAGATGAAGTGTTGGGTCGATCTACGGCTGGTAGCCAAGCTTCTGAGTGGATTGGCACGCCCCTCAATGCTGGCAACTACTTCGTTCAGGTGTATCAGTTTAGCGGTGAGGCAAACTACAACCTCAGCGTTTCAACCGGAGACTGGTACAACGAACACCTCAGTGATGCGGGGGTGATTGGTCAGGCGCGTGCTCTCTATTGGACAGATGGTTCCCTCAGCCGCAATGACATGATCTCCATGTTCCGTGAGGTGCAAGACCAGAGCAGTATTGATTCCACAGAATTGCAAGATCTGCGAAAGGTTGTGAATCCTTCGACGGGCTTCTCAATGCCTGATTATGTGCGAAATTTGTCCAACAAAGTTGTAAATGGTGATCCGGCAAACCCTCGTTCTGGTATCGGCAACCTGTCTGCGGGGAGCAGTAGCAACCAGATGGAGCGGTTGATTGGTAAGTGGTTCTTAGGGAGCGATCGCCCCACAGCCATTTCCTACAATCGCACCATAACCCACGGCTACCGTTATCTACAAGGCTCCCTCTTCCAAAACGGCATTAGCTTTGAAGATGTCGATCAAAACGATATTGGCGACTGCTATTTCATGGCAGCACTAGGCGCAGCGGCATTTCGATCGCCCAGTACGATTCAAAATATGTTTATCGATAATGGTGACGGCACCTTTACCGTGCGTTTCTATCGAGATGGTGTAGCGGATTACCTCACCGTCGATCGATTTGTTCCCACAGATAGTTCGGGGAATGCGGTGTTTGCCGGATGGGGGGGTGGCGTCAACACCGAAGCTAACAATGAGTTGTGGGTTGCCCTCGCCGAAAAAGCCTATGCTCAACTCAATGAATCGGGCTGGATTGGTCAAGACAATACCAACTCCTACAACGGTTTAACGCTCTCAACAACGGCGGTATCCACGAATAGCGGCGGTATCAACGGCGGTTGGGCAGGCAATGGATTGCGCCATATCACCGGACGCAATACCGAAAATCGAGATGTTTCCTGGCGCGATTGGTGGAGTCTGTTTATCACCACCTCAAACGATCTCGATCGCATCATCAGTACCTTTAACGCAGGGCGCATGGTGACGCTGAGTACAAAAGACTCAGGCGTGGAATCGGGTGTTGTCGCGAATCACGTCTACACGATGGTGGGATATAACGCATCGACGCAGCGGTTCCGGCTCTATAACCCCTGGGGTAACACGGTTGAGCTAACTCGCAACCAGATCGTCAATAACTTTGAGGATTGGGACTACACCACCACCTGA
- a CDS encoding AAA-like domain-containing protein: MSQQTKPVEVFISYSHRDEKLRERLDSHLSLLRRQEVIQAWHDRKITAGSEWAGAIDDKLNSADIILLLISDQFLASDYCYGIEMQRAMERHEAKEACVIPIILKPVDWSSAPFAKLQAFPKDAKPVTKWNNRDEAFLNIAKGIREAAETIAARPQKPSPEPEPVPSPDLSEAITVIPPDRLDLPEGSVGLNSPLYVERPPIEANCYGEIVKPGALIRIKAPRQWGKTSLMQRILQRSREHGHRTVCLNLQLVDGDSLTSIDRLLQWLCASVANELNLDDRLSDVWKPMLGSKSNCTNYFQRYLLPTIQQPLTLGLDEVDQVFQHLDVAQDFFGLLRAWHEMSKNDPTWQRLGLVIAHSREVYIPLNVEHSPFNVGLPTELPEFTSQQVIHLVQRHGLRWSEPQIAQLLEMVSGHPYLVRKALYEMARGMTLERFLQTAPTEAGLYGDHLRRHLENLHSDPQLATAMKQVVSTPGAVGLEPKLGFRLHSMGLVRLQDDEVIALCHLYRLYFAKRLGGRA, from the coding sequence ATGAGTCAACAGACTAAGCCCGTCGAAGTTTTTATCTCCTACTCGCACCGAGATGAAAAGTTGCGAGAAAGACTGGACTCCCATCTGTCGCTGTTGCGACGGCAGGAAGTAATTCAAGCGTGGCACGATCGCAAGATTACGGCAGGCTCCGAGTGGGCAGGGGCGATCGACGATAAGTTGAACTCGGCGGATATTATTCTGTTGTTGATCAGTGACCAGTTTCTTGCATCGGACTATTGCTACGGCATCGAGATGCAACGGGCAATGGAGCGGCACGAAGCCAAAGAGGCGTGTGTCATTCCGATTATTCTCAAGCCTGTGGACTGGAGTAGTGCGCCCTTTGCCAAATTGCAGGCATTTCCCAAGGATGCCAAGCCTGTTACTAAGTGGAACAATCGGGATGAGGCGTTTCTCAACATCGCCAAGGGGATTCGGGAAGCCGCAGAGACAATTGCTGCCCGGCCGCAAAAGCCATCCCCTGAACCAGAGCCAGTTCCATCCCCAGATCTCTCGGAAGCCATCACCGTTATCCCGCCCGATCGCCTCGACCTGCCGGAGGGTTCCGTTGGCTTAAACTCCCCTCTGTACGTGGAACGTCCGCCGATTGAGGCAAACTGTTATGGCGAGATTGTCAAACCGGGGGCACTGATTCGCATCAAAGCTCCCCGACAGTGGGGCAAGACTTCCTTGATGCAGCGGATTTTGCAGCGATCGCGCGAGCATGGACACCGCACCGTCTGCCTCAACCTGCAACTGGTGGATGGCGACTCCCTCACCAGCATCGATCGCCTGTTGCAGTGGCTCTGTGCCAGTGTCGCCAATGAGCTAAATCTGGATGACCGTCTCTCGGACGTGTGGAAGCCGATGCTGGGCAGCAAGAGCAACTGCACCAACTATTTCCAACGCTACCTGTTGCCGACGATTCAGCAACCGCTGACCCTGGGACTGGATGAGGTGGATCAGGTGTTTCAACATCTGGATGTGGCGCAGGACTTTTTTGGCTTGCTGCGGGCGTGGCACGAGATGAGCAAAAACGACCCCACCTGGCAGCGGTTAGGACTGGTGATTGCCCACTCCAGGGAGGTCTACATTCCCTTGAATGTGGAGCACTCGCCGTTTAATGTGGGGTTGCCGACGGAGTTGCCGGAGTTCACCTCCCAACAGGTGATCCATCTGGTGCAGCGGCACGGCTTGAGATGGTCAGAGCCGCAGATCGCCCAACTGCTTGAGATGGTGTCGGGGCATCCCTATCTGGTGCGAAAGGCATTGTATGAGATGGCACGAGGCATGACGCTGGAACGCTTTTTGCAAACGGCTCCCACCGAAGCAGGACTGTACGGGGATCACCTGCGGCGACACCTGGAGAACCTGCACAGCGACCCGCAACTGGCAACGGCCATGAAGCAGGTGGTGAGCACACCGGGAGCCGTCGGACTGGAGCCAAAGCTGGGCTTTCGGCTGCACAGTATGGGCTTAGTGCGCTTGCAGGATGATGAAGTGATTGCCCTGTGTCACCTCTATCGCCTGTACTTCGCGAAACGGTTGGGGGGACGGGCATGA